In the Hordeum vulgare subsp. vulgare chromosome 7H, MorexV3_pseudomolecules_assembly, whole genome shotgun sequence genome, one interval contains:
- the LOC123407638 gene encoding ras-related protein RIC2: MAAGYRAEDDYDYLFKVVLIGDSGVGKSNLLSRFTRNEFSLESKSTIGVEFATRSLQVDGKVVKAQIWDTAGQERYRAITSAYYRGAVGALLVYDVTRHATFENAERWLKELRDHTDPNIVVMLVGNKSDLRHLVAVPTDEGKAFAERESLYFMETSALESTNVEDAFAEVLKQIYRIVSKRAVDAGEDSASGPGKGEKINMKDDVSAVKKGGCCSS, encoded by the exons ATGGCGGCGGGGTACCGGGCGGAGGACGACTACGACTACCTCTTCAAGGTCGTCCTCATCGGCGACTCCGGCGTCGGCAAGTCCAACCTGCTCTCCCGCTTCACCCGCAACGAGTTCAGCCTCGAGTCCAAGTCCACCATCGGGGTCGAGTTCGCCACCCGCTCCCTCCAGGTCGACGGCAAGGTCGTCAAGGCCCAGATTTGGGACACCGCCGGCCAGGAACG ATACCGTGCTATCACTAGCGCATACTACCGTGGTGCTGTAGGAGCGTTGCTTGTGTACGACGTCACTCGGCACGCAACCTTCGAGAATGCAGAGCGCTGGCTGAAGGAGTTGAGGGACCATACGGATCCGAACATAGTTGTCATGCTTGTTGGCAACAAGTCTGATCTCCGCCATCTTGTGGCAGTCCCAACCGACGAAGGGAAGGCGTTTGCAGAGAGGGAGTCGCTCTATTTCATGGAGACCTCTGCCCTTGAGTCGACCAATGTGGAGGACGCGTTTGCGGAGGTGTTGAAACAGATTTACCGCATCGTGAGCAAGAGGGCGGTTGATGCGGGCGAAGACTCGGCCTCCGGCCCTGGTAAGGGTGAGAAGATCAACATGAAGGACGATGTCTCGGCGGTGAAGAAGGGCGGGTGCTGCTCTAGCTGA